In the Topomyia yanbarensis strain Yona2022 chromosome 3, ASM3024719v1, whole genome shotgun sequence genome, one interval contains:
- the LOC131691650 gene encoding ribonuclease P protein subunit p29 produces the protein MAGTNTKECTNLMESLIKPKELSRFRETKGRTTEKLIPSKKQKLKSDQRCNVPKKLSRKEIAKMGLYSLPVDTIRYEQMQPLNRLWRGYMARYLGKEKLPDESDAQYNQFTLDFLRADFHGAKMSVTRAKNPSLVGIKGIVILDTKGTFKFVSKDNKVRTIPKADSVFQISWNNVDITVFGKHLNSRPAERSVKKIKTFLECDLN, from the exons ATGGCTGGCACAAACACAAAAG AATGTACCAATTTGATGGAGAGTTTAATTAAACCAAAGGAACTTAGTCGTTTTCGGGAAACAAAAGGACGGACCACCGAAAAGTTGATTCCATCTAAAAAACAGAAATTGAAATCGGATCAGCGTTGTAATGTACCGAAGAAGCTTTCCCGGAAAGAGATCGCTAAAATGGGCTTGTATTCGCTCCCTGTGGACACCATCCGATATGAACAAATGCAGCCTCTTAATCGGCTTTGGCGAGGATATATGGCACGATACTTGGGGAAGGAAAAGTTACCTGATGAATCCGACGCACAGTACAACCAATTCAC ATTAGATTTTCTAAGAGCCGATTTTCATGGAGCTAAGATGAGTGTAACGAGAGCGAAAAATCCTAGCCTTGTTGGGATTAAAGGCATTGTGATATTGGATACAAAAGGAACTTTCAAGTTCGTATCTAAAGACAATAAAGTGCGCA ctATTCCAAAAGCTGATTCCGTCTTTCAGATTAGTTGGAATAACGTTGATATAACTGTTTTTGGGAAGCATTTGAACTCGAGGCCCGCGGAAAGATCAGTTAAAAAGATAAAAACGTTTTTGGAATGTGAtttgaattaa